The genomic interval CCAGTTCGGCCAGCGACACGCGCCACACCGACGAGAACGATGCTTCCTGCTCCTGCTCCAGCGTGATCACGACCGGATCCAACGTGTAGGTCCGGATCGTGTCGGTGACCGGCTGCGCACCGGCCGGGCCGACCAGCAGCCAGAGTGCCCAGAACCGCTTCCAGTGCCGCATAACCCGCGCCCTTCAGGGCGCCGGTTGTTCGACTTCAGGAAAGTTGCGTGGCCAGATACCGCACCACCTGCAGCGGTGGGACGGCCTGCTCGTTCACCTGACGGGCATACTGCGGCGGCACCACATAGAAGAAGAACCGGGGCCCACTCGACGTGTAAGCCCGCGCCAGCAACGCCGGATTCACCCGCTGCGCGACCGCCCAGGCCACGTCCGCATACTGCTGCAGCAGTGCTTCATGACGCGCCGTAATGGCGCCCAGCGTGCGGTTGGCCCGACGATAATCGCCGGGATGGGCCGCCACCTGCTCTTTCCAGTGCTCGAACTCCAGCACAGCCCGCTGGTGCGCCTCCAGAATGGCCTCGTACTGCGCCACATAGGGTGCCAGCGTTTCGTCGCGGCGGGCCAGCAACCGCAACGCCTCCAGCTCGGCCAGCGCCTGCTCAAGGTCCTGCGCGACCTGCTCACTGGCCGCCTCGATCTGCATCAGCGTGAGCGCCACACCGCCCGGATAGCCGTAAAACCGGCACCCGGCCACGCTCACCAGCACCACAAGCAGTCCGATAAGTCCGGGGTATCGTTTCATCGCCAGCAAACGATTTTGGTACAACGCCGTCTTCTCAGGCTGGAAATTTCCCAAAAAGACAGGTTAAAAGAAAAACGCGGCCGCCGTTTTGCCGAACTTTTCGCACGCCTCGTTCAGCTGCCCAGTGCAAAGCCTGCCTCGGGCCGCTCGGTCCCCTCGGCATTACGCGCCAGCCACTGGCGAAGCTGTTCGGCATCTTTTCCCTTGAGCCGGAGCGTGTAAAGCTCCGCGTTTTCCCTGCCCGGGATCGCAAAGGTTATTTCCAGCCCACCTTTATCTTCGCGGAAAAAGAGCACCCGCTCGACGTTGATCGTGTAAGCACCGGCCCGTACCAGCAGCATGACGTTCTCCGATTAGATGATCGTTCCGTCTTCGATCCGGGCATTTTTGGGCAGCACGACGATGCCGTCCCGGATGTAAAAGTTCGGCCCCTCGCCTTCCTGCACCTGATCCCGGTTTTTAATCACACAGCGCCGCCCGATACTGACGTTCTTGTCGATAATGGCCCCCTCGACGTACGATTCCTCGCCGATGCCCGGATTGTCCGGCCCCTCGACCGGGTCGCGCAGGCTCGGATCGTGCCATGGATAGTAGTCGGCGCCCATCATCACCACGTTTTTGACCGTGGCGTTTTCGCGGATGACCGATCGGATGCCGATCACGGAGTTGACGATCTGGCTGTTGATGATCACGCTGCCCTCCGCGATGATCGAGTCCTGCACGAACGAACTCTGCACCTTGGCCGGCGGGAGCATCCGGGCGTTCGTGTAAATGGGCATCTGCGGATTGTACATGTCGAACGGTGGATGTCGCTGCGCCAGCATCAGATTCGCTTCGTAGAACGAACGAATCGTTCCGATATCGCTCCAGTAGCCTGTGAAGGGATAGCTGACCACCCGGCACTGGCGAATCGCTTTGGGAATGATCTGCTTGCCGAAGTCGTGATCCATTGGATTTTCCTCCAGCAGCCGGCGCAGCACGTCTCTGTTGAACACGTAGATGCCCATCGAGGCCAGATAAATGCGCCCCTGGGCTTCCATCTCGGGCGAAACCGGACTTTCCTTACCGGCCAGTTCGTGCAGCGGGGGTTTCTCGTAGAACTCGGTGATGACACCTTCTTCGTCGGTCTTCAGAATGCCAAAGGCCGGGGCCTCCTCGGCACGCACCGGAATCGTTGCAATGGTGATGTCCGCCCGTTTGGCCCGATGATGCGCCAGTAGAATCCGGTAATCCATCAGATAGAGCTGATCGCCCGAGAGAATCAGCACGTAGTCGTGGCGGAAGACGCCGATGTGCGCCATGCTGCGCCGCACGGCGTCGGCCGTCCCCTGAAACCACTCGCGCGACGAAGGGGTCTGCTCGGCCGCCAGGATGGACACGAACCCGGTGCGGAACCGATCGAAGCGGTAGGTCTGGGCAATGTGCCGGTTGAGGCTGGCCGAGTTGAACTGCGTCAGCACGAAGATCCGGTTGATGCCCGAGTTGATACAGTTGGAAATCGGAATGTCGATCAACCGATATTTGCCGGCCAGCGGAACAGCCGGCTTCGAACGCTTGAGCGTCAGCGGAAACAGCCGCGTACCGGCCCCGCCGCCGAGAATGACTGCAATGGTGCGGTCGTTGATGCGGAGCGCTTCCAGATCCAGTTCCGTTGCCAGTTGAACCTGTTCCATAACGCCTGGGCTGTGGTTTGGGGAGGGTAGGTTACGAAGTTACCGGCACCAGCGTCCGGTACAGTTCCAGATATTCCTGCGCCGAACGATCCCAGGACCAGTCGCGCTGCATGCCGTTGCGCTGCAGCACGCGCCACTGGTCGGGGCGGTAATAGACGGTAAGCGCCCGGCGGATGGCCTGATGAAAGGCGCGGGGCGTGAACGTCTCGAAGCGAAAGCCCGTGCCCTGCTGCGTGTGCGGATCCCAGGGCTCGACCGTATCCCGCAGGCCGCCTACGGCGTGCACGATCGGGACAGTGCCGTACGTCATGGCGTACATCTGATTGAGCCCACAGGGTTCCACCCGCGAGGGCATTAGCAGTATGTCACCCGCTGCATAGAGCTGGTGTGCCAGCGTGTTGTTGAACTCAAACCGCAGCACCAGTCGGGGAAAACCTCCGGGCCGCACGATCCGACAGCGCAGGTCTTCCAGTGCCGCCTGGTAGGCGGGCATGCCGGTGCCCAGCACCACCACCGATACATCGATCTGGTGCGTCAGCAGCTGTTCCAGTCCGGCCGCCAGCAGATCGACCCCCTTCTCCTGCATGAGCCGACCGATGAACACCAGCAGGGGCCGATCGGGCCGGAGTCCCAGCGATTCGCACAGCGCTTTTTTGTTCTTTTCCTTACCGGAAAGATCCTCCACCGAGTAGTTCGCAAAAATGAGCGGATCGGTGGCCGGATTCCAGACGTCGGGATCGATGCCGTTGAGAATGCCCCGCATTTTGTGCGCCACGCGCTGAAAGACTTCCTGCAGCCCGGCGGCGATATCTTCACGCTCCTGCAGTTCGCGCGCGTAACCCGGACTCACCGTGGTCACGGCATCGGCCCAGAGCAGTCCGGCCTTCATGGCGTTGAGCTGGCCCCGGTGCTGCAGGTCCTCGGGCCGCGCCACCGGCACGCCAATCTCCTCCCACACCTGCCAGTCGTAACGCCCCTGATGCTCGGCATTGTGCACGGTGAACACGATCGGAAGCTCGGCCAGCTCGCGATAGGCCGGATCTTCGCGCAGCCAGACCGGCAGCAGCGCCGTATGATGATCGTGCAGATGGAGTAGATCGGGACGGAGCACGCCCTCCTTCAAAACTGCCAGCACGCCCCGCTGAAACACGAAAAAGCGATCGGCCTGATCGGGAAAATCCAGCCCGGTGGCCGGATCCTGGTACACGCCGGGTCGCCCGAAGTGGACCGGCTCCTCCAGCAGATACACGGGAAATCCGAGCACTTCGGCATCCTGCCGCCAGAGCCGGTAGGACAGGGTGCGGTCCCGATAGGTGAACGCCCCTTCGTGAATCAGGCGCAGCGCGTCTTCCTGCAGCTGCGCATCGCCAAAGCGGGGCATGAGCACCGCTGCTTCAATGCCGGCCCGGCGCAGAAACTTGGGCAACGCCCCCAGCACGTCGCCCAGACCGCCTACCTTGGCAATCGGTGCGCACTCGAACGCTACATGCAGTACGTACATACCAACCGGATTGTATTGTCACAGGGTAAAGATAAATCGCACGGGCACGTTCTCGAAGCCCCGAATACAAAAACTTTGTTACGGCGCTGAAACCGGCCATGCGCCCTCGGGTACATGCCAGGGATCCGGCACGCAATGCGCATGGACGAACGAACGCACACGGCTTCGCTCCGGCAGCGACTGGCCCGCACGCGGCGGCGCCTGGTGGCGGCCCGTCTGCTCCAGGGTGGTCTACAGGCCCTCGGCCTGCTGTCGCTACTCTGGGGGATTGCCGCCCTGCTGGAAGCGCTGCTTTGGCTCCCCACCGGATGGCGCACCGGACTGTTCTGGGCGCTGGTAGCCGGCTCGCTGGGCCTGCTGGGCTGGACCGTCGGCCGTCCGCTGCTGGCGTTGCGTCGCCTGAGCGACGAGCACCTGGCCCGCCAGATCGGCCGCTATTTCCCGGAGATCGCCGATCGTCTGATCGACCTGCTGCAGCTCGAAACGGGCCGACGGAGCCCGGCCCCGGAGACGCTGCTGGCCCGCGCCCGCGAGCAACTGGCCCGGCAGATCGCGCCGGTCCCCTTCGAGCAGATGGTCTCGCTGCGTCCTTCGCCCCGGCTGCTCTCACTGACGCTGGTCCCGCTGCTGCTGGTGGGCACGCTCTGGCTGCTGGCGCCCGGTGCCTTCCGCGGCGCTTTCGCCCGCCTGCTGGCGCCGGGCCGCACGTTCGAGCGGCCGTTGCCTTTCACGCTGAACGTCACCCCGGGCGACACCGAACTGGCCCGTGGCGATACGCTGCACCTCACGGTATCGCTCCGCGGCACAGCATGGCCCGAGCAGCTCACGCTCCGGCTCCGCTATGCCGGCGAGATGCGTCCCGAAACGTTCTTCCTGAAGCCCGATACGACCGGCCGCGCCTACTTCGCGCTGCCCGACCTGCAGCGCCCGCTGACCTATCAGGTGGAGGCTGCTCCCGCGGCAACGCCCTGGTACACGGTCACGCTACGTGAACGGCCGCTCGTGCGGCGCCTGCAACTGACGCTGCACTATCCGTCCTACGCCGGACTCCCTGCGCAGACGCTACCACCCGACGTCGGCAACGTCTCCGCCCTGCCCGGTACCCGGATTGAACTGCGGGTGCTGACCGGCGCCGCGCCCGTCGACTCCGCCCTGGTGCGCTTCGACGACGGCTCCGCCCTGGCGCTGACGGTCCGCGACAGCCTGGCGCAGGGCACCTTCACGCTGCACCGCGCCGGCCATTACTGGATCGAACTGCATGCACCGGGTGGCCTGACCAATCCCGAACCGGTGCGCTACACGCTGGAGCTGGTGCCCGACGACCCGCCCACCATCACGCTGCTGCAACCCGAAGCCACCTACACACTCGACGACGCCCTCCGGGCACCGCTGCAGGTGCGCGTGCACGACGACTTCGGCTTTACGGCGCTGCGGCTCTACTGGCGCCTGGCCGAAAGCACCTTCCGCACCCCGGAGACCGACTTTTCGAGCCGCCCCCTGCCGCTGACCACGCCGCGCCCGCTCGATCAGGAAATCCAGCAGCAATGGGATCTGCGTGCCGACGGGCTGGACCTCGTGCCCGGCGACGTGATCGAATACTACCTGCAGGTGTGGGACAACGACCGCGTCTCCGGCCCCAAGTCGGCCCGCACGCCGGTGCAGTACCTCCGGCTCCCTTCGCTGGCCGAGCGCTACGAGATGCTCGACGCCGCTCAGGACGACGTGGCCGAAGGGCTGGAGTCGGTGCGTGAGCAGGCCGAGCAGCTCCGCACCACCTTCCAGGAGCTACGCGAGACGATCCAGCGCACCCGTCAGGCCGGCTGGGAGGAGCAGCAGCAGGCCGAACAACTCCGCCGCCAGCAGGAAGCGCTCGAAGAGCAGGTCGAATCGCTCACCCGCCAGCTCGAACAGATCACCCGGGAAATGGCCACCAACCGGCTCGTAAGCGACGAGACGCTCGAGCTGTACCGGGAGCTGCAACGGGTGGTCGAGGAAATCCGGTCGCCGGAGCTGCGCGAAGCGCTGGAAAAACTCCAGGAAGCGCTACGCGCGCTCGATCTGCCCCGGCTGCTGGAAAACATGGAGGAGGTGGAATTCAACGAAGCCCAGTTCCGCGAGCGCATCGAGCGCGCGCTGGAGCTGTTCCAGCGCCTGCGTACGCAGCAACAACTGGAAGAAGCGGCCCGCCGCGCCGAGGAACTGGCCCGCCTGCAGGAACGCCTGGCCGAGCGCACCGCCGCACTCGAACGCCGGCAGCACGGCGAAACGGGCGAATCGTCCGCGTCTGACTCCACCGGCCACGTAGATCCCGAAGCGCTGGCCCGCCAGCAGGAACAGGCCAGCCAGGAAGCTCGCCGCCTCGAAGAACTGCTGGAAGAGACGCGCCGCCAGATGGAGGAGCTGCGCGGCATGCCGCGCCAGAGTATGGACTCGCTCCGGCAGGCGCTCCGCCGCCAGCAGCTTCCCGAACGCATGCAGCAGAATGCGCAGCAGCTCCGCCAGGGCAACTTCTCGGGCGCACGCCGGGAGCAGCAGCAGATGGAACAGCAACTGGAGCAACTGGCCGCCCGGCTGCAGCAGCTCGAGCAGCAGATGGAAGGCACCCAGCGACAGATCAACGCGGCCGGTCTACGTCAGGCCCTCCGGCACATCTTGTTGCTCTCGGAATCTCAAGAGACGCTCCGCAACGACATTCAGGCGCTGCGCACGGAGCAGGCCGCGGCGCCGATGGCCCGTCGCCAGGAGCAGCTGGTGCAGGGCACCCGTGTCGTTACCGACTCCCTGCGCCAGCTCGCCCGTCGCATTCCCCAGATGGACCGGGCCGTGCAGCAGACGGCCGGCGAGGCGCTCCAGGCCATGGACCAGGCGATCGGCGCACTGACCGAGGGCAGCGCCCGCATGGCGGGCAGCTACCAGACGGCCGCCATGATGCACCTGAACGAGCTGGCCCGCATGCTGGCCGACCTGCTCGATCAACTTCAGAACCAGCAGGCCATGGGCGGCCTGTCGCTGGAGCAGATGATCGAGCAACTGCAGCGCATGGCCGGCCAGCAGCAGCAGCTCAACGACCAGATCCAGCAGCTGCTCAACGACATCCAGGGCACGCGGCTGACCACCGATCAGCTCGAACGCATGCGCCAGCTCGCCCGCCAGCAGGAAGCCATCCGCCGCCAGCTCCAGCAGCTCGCCCGCGACCGGGAAGCGCGGCGCCGCCTGCTGGGCGACCTCGACGCCCTCGCCCGCCAGATGGAAGAGACCGTCCAGGAACTCCGGCGCGGCCAGATCAACCGGGAGACGATCGAGCGCCAGCGCCAGATCCTCATCCGCCTGCTCGAAGCCCAACACTCCATCCGCGAGCAGGAGCAGGAACGTCGCCGCCAGAGCCGTCCGGGCGAAGACGTCGTGCGCGAAAGCCCGCCCGAGCTGACCCCGCAGCAGGAGCTGGACCGCCTGCGCCGTGCCCTGATCGATGCCCTCGAAAGCGGCTACGCGCCCGACTACGAAGCGCTCATCAAGCGCTACTTCGAACTGCTCGAGCGCCTGCAACGCCAGCAGAACCGGCACTGAAGGAAACGGCGGCCTGTGGCGCCGAATCGCTTCGCGCCGTGGCGATCTTTTCAGATGCTTCCCGCTGTTCCTCCCGGCTGGCCTCTGGTTCTTCCTGCACCTGCCCCGCTTCCGGCGCAAACTGCAGGGTGATCAGCACCGGGAAATGGTCCGAACCCCAGTAAGGAAGCCGACGGAGTCGCCGAAGCCAGAAATGCTTGCTGTGAAAGACGTGATCCAGCGGCCAGCGCAGAAATGGCCAGCGTGCATGATAGGTATTGAAAAAGCCGCGTCCACGGCGTGGATCGAGCAGACCGCTGATGTGCTGAAACAACCGCGTCGTGGACGACCAGGCCACGTCGTTCAGATCACCGGCTACAATGACCGGCTCGCGGATTGCCTTCACTTCGCGCCCCACGACAAGCAGTTCGGCGTCTCGGGCCGTTGAAGTAAGGTCTTCCGTGGGCACCGGCGGCCTCGGATGCACGCCGTAAAACCACACCGGTACGCCATTGCGCAGCAGCACACGCGTACGGATAGACGGCACGTCTTCCTCGATCAGAAATCGAACTTCCGGACCGAGCAGCGTAAGCTTGCTGAAAAGTGCCATGCCATACGTGTTACGCTGCGGTTGCAGCACGGAAAACGAATAGGCTTTCGCAAGCGCCTGCTGCACCTGGTTCGTCCACCAGGCGTCGGTTTCGACCAGCAGAATCAGATCCGGATCGTATCTTCGAATCAGTGCAAGCAGGCGATCGACCGCGCGGTTCGTCATGAGCACATTGGCGACGAACAACGTCAGTTCGTCTGAGGGCCGGGGATGCTTCGTCGAAAGCACCTGCTTGCGAGCCAGCGGGGTGAACGGGAAAATGCGCCACCCCTGATAAATCAGACAGGCCAGCATGCCCAGTCCGGCGACGGCCTTCACTGCAAGCGGCCAACCGGTCCAGGGCCAGCTACACCCCAGCACGAGCGCCAGCACCGCCCACTGAATGCGGGGAAATTCAGTCACACGCACCCACCAGATCGTACTTTTCCAGAAGGGAAGCAGTGTGACGACGCCCACGATCAGGCTCAATCCAAGTACCAGCCCATCGCCCATGGTTTATTGCAACCGATAAAACTGTTTGCCGGCCAGCTGGCGCACCAGGCCTTTGAACTCGAGCTGTAGAAGATAGACCAGCGCCGTCGAAGGGTCCAGTCCGGTGCGCTCGCACAGCACGTCGATATGGATGGGCTCGGGCTCCAGGGCGTCGTAGAGCTGGCGCTCCAGCCCGCTCAGCGGCGGTGGCGGCGGCTCTGGCGCCGACGGCGCACTACCCAGGCCCAGGGCCTCCAGCACGTCGTCGGGCGAGCAGACGAGCCGGGCCAGGCTGTCGCGGACAAGCCGGTTGGGTCCGGCACTGGCCGGATTGTGAAGCGCACCCGGTATGGCCAGCACCTCGCGGTTCTGCTCGAGCGCCAGGCGGGCGGTGATGAGCGCGCCCCCGGTCTCGTAGGCTTCGACGATGAGCACGGCCCGGGCCAGTCCGCTGATCAGCCGATTGCGGCGGGGAAAGTTGGGCGCGTCGGGCGCCGCTCCCAGCGGAAACTCGGACAGCAATGCGCCCTGCGTCATGATGGCCCGGGCCAGTCGCTCGTGCCGCGACGGATAGATGCGGTCGACGCCGGAGCCCAGCACGGCCAGCGTACGCCCGCCGCCCTCCAGCGCGCCCCGATGCGCGGCCGCGTCGATGCCGTAGGCCAGGCCGCTAACCACGGTCACCCCCTCCCGCGCCAATGCGGCGGCGAACTGGCGGGCCGTGCGCAACCCGTAGTCCGTCGGACGCCGCGTGCCCACGATGGCCACGGCGTTGTCGTCGGCGGGCGTCAACTCTCCACGCACCCAGAGCAGCGCCGGGGGATCGTAGATCTGGCGAAGCAGCGGCGGGAAACGCTCGTCCCAGGCCGGAATCAGCGTGGCGCCGACCCGCTCGGCCCGCTCGAACTGCGCGTCCACGGCATCCCAGTCGTCGAAGGCCGCGATGCGGCGGGCCGTCTGCATGCCGATACCCGGCACCTGCACAAGCGCGGCAACCGGCGCGTGCAGGGCCGCCTGCGCCGAACCGAAGCGGGCCAGCAGCGCCCGAATGCGTCCGGGTCCTACGCCCGGCACCAGCGTCAGCGCCACCAGCGCCCGGAGTTCTTCGACGGGATCGTCGGGCGCGGCCCCGAACGCCCCGCCTTCGTCTTCATCGAAGAGAAAGGGCTCGGCCGTCACGATGGGCTTTTTGCATAAAGACCCCGCGTGGCGCGATCTGTTACGTGGCGGCCTCGGCTGCCGCCCGCAATTCCTGCAGCTGGCGCCAGAGTCCTTCCTTCAGCGCCTCCAGCCCGATCCGGGCCACGGCGCTGATCGGATAGATCGGCATGTCGTCGGGGAGTTCGGCCCTCACGGCCGCTACGCGGGCCTCGCGTTCATCCTCCGGCACCAGGTCCAGCTTGCTCAGCGCAACGGCGCGGGGCTTTTCGAGCAGGGTCGGATTGAACGCCTCCAGTTCACCCAGCAGCGTCCGGTAGACTCGCCCGGGCTCCTCCTCGACGATCGGGATGACGAACAGCAGGATGGCATTGCGCTCGATGTGCTTCAGAAAGCGGATGCCCAGCCCGCGCCCTTCGTGTGCGCCTTCGATAATACCGGGGAGATCGGCCATCACGAACGAGCGAAATTCACCCACGTACACCATGCCCAGCGCGGGCTCCAGCGTCGTGAACGGATAGTCGGCGATCTTCGGACGCGCCGCCGAAATCGAAGCGATCAGCGTACTCTTGCCGGCGTTCGGGAAGCCTACCAGCCCCACGTCGGCCAGCAGCTTCAGCTCCAGCGTGATGTTTTTCTCCTCGCCGGGTTCGCCGGGCTGCGCGTAGCGCGGCGCCTGATTCGTGGGAGATTTGAAGAAAGCGTTGCCCCGGCCGCCCCGGCCCCCTTTTGCCAGGAGCAGCCGCTGACCGGGCCGGAGCACCTCACCGATCACCTCGCCGGTCTCCGTGATCTTTGCCACCGTGCCGAGCGGCACCCGGATGATCACGTCGCGGCCGTCGCGACCTTTCTTGTTCTTGCCGGAGCCCGGCTGCCCGTCTTCGGCAAAGTGGTGCCGGTTGTAGCGCAGGTCCAGCAGCGTGTACAGGTTCGGATCGCCTTCCAGATAGACCGAACCGCCGTCGCCGCCGTCGCCGCCGGCCGGTCCCCCTTTCGGGACGTACTTCTCCCGCCGGAACGCGACGGCTCCGGCCCCGCCCTTTCCACTGCGCACCGTGATCGTTACGTAATCGACAAACTTCATTGCCTTCCCCTCATCGGTTTGGGTTTTTCTGAACGCCCGGCCTCCGCCGAAGTTTTGCCGAACCGTGCCGCTCCGGTTTCGTTGGACGACAGGTATGGGCACTCCGCGAAAACACGTCGTGATCTACACCGACGGGGCCTGCAGCGGCAACCCGGGCCCCGGCGGCTGGGCGGCCATTCTGCGCTACAATCAGCACGAAAAGGTGCTGCAGGGTGCCGAAGCGCACACGACGAACAACAGAATGGAATTAACAGCGGTGATCAAAGCGCTCCAGGCGCTGAAGGAGCCCTGCCGCGTGGACGTCTATACCGACAGTAACTACATCGTACGCGCCTTTCAGGAAGGATGGGTAGAACGCTGGCAACGTAACGGCTGGCGCACGGCCAGCAAGAAGCCCGTCGAAAACCAGGACCTGTGGCGGGCGCTGCTGGAACTCACCCGCCGACACGACGTGCGTTTTCTGAAAGTCAAAGGCCACGCCGACGACGCCCTGAACAACCGGGTGGACCGGCTGGCCGTCGAAGCCATGCGCCGTGGACAGACCGAAACCCCGGACTCGTCGGTTTCGGCGGTGAACGATTAGCTGATGCGTACGCTCTGGCTCCGGTTTTATGCCGTCCTGAACGATTTTCTACCCTCCCGCTGGAAACAGCGCACCTTCAAGCTGGGCTTTCTGGGGCGGCCCACGGTCCGGGAAATCCTCGTGCAGCTCAACGTGCCGCCTCCTGAAGTCGCGCTGATTCTGGCCGACGGATGTCCGGTCGATTTCGACTACCGGCCTGAAGAAGGCGAGCGACTGAGCTTCTACCCGATCTTCTACCGGCTGCTGCCGGCTGCGCCGCTGCATACGCTGCCGCCGGAGCGCCCGCCGCGCTTTCTGCTCGACACGCACCTGGGACGGCTGGCGCGCTACCTGCGCATGCTGGGCTTCGATGCCGAGCACCTGTCGGATCCCGATCCCGGCGATGCGGCGCTGGCCCGTCGGGCGGGCGACGACGGACGCGTGCTGCTGACGCGCGATCGACGATTGCTGGCCCGTAAGGCCGTGCGGTACGGCTACTTCGTGCGCGCCACCTCCCCTCGGGAACAACTGGCCGAAGTGCTGGACCGCTTCGAGCTGCACGAATTCGTCGATCCCTTCAGTCGCTGCATGTGCTGCAACGTGCCCCTGGAGCCCGTAGAAGCCGAAGCCGTGGCCGCCCAACTACCGCCGGGTATCCGTGCCCATTACACCGAGTTCTACCGCTGCCCCGCCTGCGGCCGTGTTTACTGGGAAGGGTCGCACCATGCCCGGATGCAGCGGCTGATCGATCAGGTTGTGCGCGGGAGTGGCTTCAGCGCCTCGCACTGACCGCGACCGGCCAGAGTTTCGACGAAAGCCTCGGCAAAGGCGATGGCTTTCGAGCGGGGTACCTCGACAAGCAGTTCGGTCTCGGCGTCGTAGCAGGTCTCGCGAATACGGGCGCCCATGCGTTCGATCAGGCGCATGACGGGCGCCGTGTCGTCGTAGGCAAAGCGCAACCGGAAAGGCACCGTGATGACGCGTTCGGCCACCGGCGCCAGATCCAGTGCCCGTGCGGCCGCCTCGCCATAAGCCCGGATCAGCCCGCCGCGTCCCAGTTTGGTCCCGCCGAAGTAGCGCGTCACCACCACCAGCGTGTTGGTCAGCCCGCGGGCTTCGATCTGGCGAAGAATGGGCAAGCCGGCCGTGCCCGATGGCTCGCCGTCGTCGCTGGCCCGGAACAGCTCGCCTTCCGGTCCCAGCCGGTAG from Rhodothermus marinus carries:
- a CDS encoding glycogen synthase, producing MYVLHVAFECAPIAKVGGLGDVLGALPKFLRRAGIEAAVLMPRFGDAQLQEDALRLIHEGAFTYRDRTLSYRLWRQDAEVLGFPVYLLEEPVHFGRPGVYQDPATGLDFPDQADRFFVFQRGVLAVLKEGVLRPDLLHLHDHHTALLPVWLREDPAYRELAELPIVFTVHNAEHQGRYDWQVWEEIGVPVARPEDLQHRGQLNAMKAGLLWADAVTTVSPGYARELQEREDIAAGLQEVFQRVAHKMRGILNGIDPDVWNPATDPLIFANYSVEDLSGKEKNKKALCESLGLRPDRPLLVFIGRLMQEKGVDLLAAGLEQLLTHQIDVSVVVLGTGMPAYQAALEDLRCRIVRPGGFPRLVLRFEFNNTLAHQLYAAGDILLMPSRVEPCGLNQMYAMTYGTVPIVHAVGGLRDTVEPWDPHTQQGTGFRFETFTPRAFHQAIRRALTVYYRPDQWRVLQRNGMQRDWSWDRSAQEYLELYRTLVPVTS
- a CDS encoding DUF4175 family protein; this encodes MDERTHTASLRQRLARTRRRLVAARLLQGGLQALGLLSLLWGIAALLEALLWLPTGWRTGLFWALVAGSLGLLGWTVGRPLLALRRLSDEHLARQIGRYFPEIADRLIDLLQLETGRRSPAPETLLARAREQLARQIAPVPFEQMVSLRPSPRLLSLTLVPLLLVGTLWLLAPGAFRGAFARLLAPGRTFERPLPFTLNVTPGDTELARGDTLHLTVSLRGTAWPEQLTLRLRYAGEMRPETFFLKPDTTGRAYFALPDLQRPLTYQVEAAPAATPWYTVTLRERPLVRRLQLTLHYPSYAGLPAQTLPPDVGNVSALPGTRIELRVLTGAAPVDSALVRFDDGSALALTVRDSLAQGTFTLHRAGHYWIELHAPGGLTNPEPVRYTLELVPDDPPTITLLQPEATYTLDDALRAPLQVRVHDDFGFTALRLYWRLAESTFRTPETDFSSRPLPLTTPRPLDQEIQQQWDLRADGLDLVPGDVIEYYLQVWDNDRVSGPKSARTPVQYLRLPSLAERYEMLDAAQDDVAEGLESVREQAEQLRTTFQELRETIQRTRQAGWEEQQQAEQLRRQQEALEEQVESLTRQLEQITREMATNRLVSDETLELYRELQRVVEEIRSPELREALEKLQEALRALDLPRLLENMEEVEFNEAQFRERIERALELFQRLRTQQQLEEAARRAEELARLQERLAERTAALERRQHGETGESSASDSTGHVDPEALARQQEQASQEARRLEELLEETRRQMEELRGMPRQSMDSLRQALRRQQLPERMQQNAQQLRQGNFSGARREQQQMEQQLEQLAARLQQLEQQMEGTQRQINAAGLRQALRHILLLSESQETLRNDIQALRTEQAAAPMARRQEQLVQGTRVVTDSLRQLARRIPQMDRAVQQTAGEALQAMDQAIGALTEGSARMAGSYQTAAMMHLNELARMLADLLDQLQNQQAMGGLSLEQMIEQLQRMAGQQQQLNDQIQQLLNDIQGTRLTTDQLERMRQLARQQEAIRRQLQQLARDREARRRLLGDLDALARQMEETVQELRRGQINRETIERQRQILIRLLEAQHSIREQEQERRRQSRPGEDVVRESPPELTPQQELDRLRRALIDALESGYAPDYEALIKRYFELLERLQRQQNRH
- a CDS encoding endonuclease/exonuclease/phosphatase family protein, producing MGDGLVLGLSLIVGVVTLLPFWKSTIWWVRVTEFPRIQWAVLALVLGCSWPWTGWPLAVKAVAGLGMLACLIYQGWRIFPFTPLARKQVLSTKHPRPSDELTLFVANVLMTNRAVDRLLALIRRYDPDLILLVETDAWWTNQVQQALAKAYSFSVLQPQRNTYGMALFSKLTLLGPEVRFLIEEDVPSIRTRVLLRNGVPVWFYGVHPRPPVPTEDLTSTARDAELLVVGREVKAIREPVIVAGDLNDVAWSSTTRLFQHISGLLDPRRGRGFFNTYHARWPFLRWPLDHVFHSKHFWLRRLRRLPYWGSDHFPVLITLQFAPEAGQVQEEPEASREEQREASEKIATARSDSAPQAAVSFSAGSAGVAGARAVRSSA
- the obgE gene encoding GTPase ObgE, translating into MKFVDYVTITVRSGKGGAGAVAFRREKYVPKGGPAGGDGGDGGSVYLEGDPNLYTLLDLRYNRHHFAEDGQPGSGKNKKGRDGRDVIIRVPLGTVAKITETGEVIGEVLRPGQRLLLAKGGRGGRGNAFFKSPTNQAPRYAQPGEPGEEKNITLELKLLADVGLVGFPNAGKSTLIASISAARPKIADYPFTTLEPALGMVYVGEFRSFVMADLPGIIEGAHEGRGLGIRFLKHIERNAILLFVIPIVEEEPGRVYRTLLGELEAFNPTLLEKPRAVALSKLDLVPEDEREARVAAVRAELPDDMPIYPISAVARIGLEALKEGLWRQLQELRAAAEAAT
- the dprA gene encoding DNA-processing protein DprA; amino-acid sequence: MTAEPFLFDEDEGGAFGAAPDDPVEELRALVALTLVPGVGPGRIRALLARFGSAQAALHAPVAALVQVPGIGMQTARRIAAFDDWDAVDAQFERAERVGATLIPAWDERFPPLLRQIYDPPALLWVRGELTPADDNAVAIVGTRRPTDYGLRTARQFAAALAREGVTVVSGLAYGIDAAAHRGALEGGGRTLAVLGSGVDRIYPSRHERLARAIMTQGALLSEFPLGAAPDAPNFPRRNRLISGLARAVLIVEAYETGGALITARLALEQNREVLAIPGALHNPASAGPNRLVRDSLARLVCSPDDVLEALGLGSAPSAPEPPPPPLSGLERQLYDALEPEPIHIDVLCERTGLDPSTALVYLLQLEFKGLVRQLAGKQFYRLQ
- a CDS encoding glucose-1-phosphate adenylyltransferase, which gives rise to MEQVQLATELDLEALRINDRTIAVILGGGAGTRLFPLTLKRSKPAVPLAGKYRLIDIPISNCINSGINRIFVLTQFNSASLNRHIAQTYRFDRFRTGFVSILAAEQTPSSREWFQGTADAVRRSMAHIGVFRHDYVLILSGDQLYLMDYRILLAHHRAKRADITIATIPVRAEEAPAFGILKTDEEGVITEFYEKPPLHELAGKESPVSPEMEAQGRIYLASMGIYVFNRDVLRRLLEENPMDHDFGKQIIPKAIRQCRVVSYPFTGYWSDIGTIRSFYEANLMLAQRHPPFDMYNPQMPIYTNARMLPPAKVQSSFVQDSIIAEGSVIINSQIVNSVIGIRSVIRENATVKNVVMMGADYYPWHDPSLRDPVEGPDNPGIGEESYVEGAIIDKNVSIGRRCVIKNRDQVQEGEGPNFYIRDGIVVLPKNARIEDGTII